GGCTGTGAGGGGTGACACTGAGCCTGTGAGAGGCGGCACTGGCTggtgtccccccatcccacctgTAGACCCCTCTCCTGCATGAGGATAGCATGAGCTTCCTTGTGTGCTGCTCCTGGATGTGCTCTTGCACAAGCTTGTCCGTGCGCGCTGTTGCACGCTTAAGCGCACAGGTGCTCACGCGGGCTGATGCGCACCTTTTCCCCGCTGACCGGCCCCATCCTGCTCCATTCCAGTGGTGGGCAGCACCCTTCGGCTTCTCAACGCCTCCGCCAACAGGCACCTCTTCGACAGGGACGCTTTCCCCGGGGGCTGCGTCCGCTGCGCCGTGGTGGGAAACGGCGGCATCCTCAACGGCTCGCGGCAGGGCAAGGCGATCGATGCGCACGACCTGGTCTTCAGGTGCGGACAGGTCCTGGGCAGGATGGGGCCGCGGGTGCTGGGGAGAGGCCAGTCCAGGACATGCATCCTGCGCTTTGCCCGCAGGCTCAACGGTGCCGTGATCAAAGGCTTCGAGGAGGACGTCGGGACCAAGATCTCCTTCTACGGCTTCACGGTGAACACCATGAAGAACTCTCTCATTGCCTATGAGGAGTACGGCTTCACCCAGATACCCCAGGCCAAGGTGAGACCCTGAGGGCTTGTTGGGGAGGTGACCCCAAATTCTCCCTTGAGGCTGGGCTTGCTTCCCACCCCAAACCTTCTCCCCATCTCGGGAGCCCTCAGTCCTTGCCCTGCTGGCATGGGCAGTGCCCAAAAGCGCCCCCCAAGTGCCACGTCTGTGTCCCCACTGCAGGACCTGAGGTACATCTTCATCCCCTCGGATGTCCGGGACTATGTCATGCTGAAGTCAGCCATCCAGGGCATCCCAGTCCCCGAGGGCTCAGACAAGGGGGACAAGTGAGtagccccccccaaatcctcccagcaCCTTTGGTGATGTACCTGAGGGAGTATGACTTGCCTGCCCTTGCCCTGTGTCTGTCCCTGGTGGGATAAACCCCAAGTAGCTCCAGGACTCCTGTGACATGACTTCTGTCCTTCTCCTTGCCCCTCTGCAGGCCACAGAAGTATTTTGGACCAGAGGCATCTGCAGAGAAGTTCAAGCTGCTGCATCCAGATTTCTTGCAGTACCTGACAGCGAGGTGAGGATGATGAGGACCGtggctgctgcccagctctgctccatgctGGGCTCAGACCACCTGCCTCCCACCACTGCTCTCTCCAGTACAGACCAGTGGCTGCCCAGCATCAAAACGCAGTCCCAGTCCTCCCCAGGCACTGGAACCACCtctgccctgctctctgcagaCGCTGCAGAGGCATCTCTCCCCTGCCATTCCTAtttgctgcagcacagctcacaTCCCCTCCTACACCTCACTGTGCTCACCTTGTCTCCCCATTTCcccaaataaattaaattttgacCTAGTCTAACAGGAGCAGAGGTAGGGCCCAAAAGGATTGTCTCTTCCTACCTTTCATGAAAGCAGGCACCTGGGTTGGTGTGATTTCAAACAGCAGAGAGGTGCCTTTTAGCAACCTGCAACAAATGAGCTGAACCTTAGTAGCAGCCATCAGAGAATCCACGAGCCCCGCGTTTCACTCGGTGCTTCTGCCTTACCAGGCACCGGTGTCACCGAGTGCGCGATGGGGGctggatgggtgctgggtgctgctgggtctGGTACTGGGAGCCACAGTGCTGTACCAGCcgtgattccccccaccccaacctgCTGTGTCCACCGGCAGGTTCCTGCGGTCGGAGCTCCTGAACACGCAGTACGGCTCGCTCTACATGCCCAGCACCGGTGCCCTCATGCTCCTCACCGCGCTCCACACCTGCGACCAGGTAAGAGGCCACGGGGCCGCCTTTCCCCTGGGGACAAGGACATCCCACCCCCTTTGGCTGCTGGGGGCTTGTGAATAGCTGCTGTAAGGCTCCTGGTGGGGACCAGCGTGTCCTGGTGGCTGTCCTACATGTGGCACCCCATCCCTGGGAGGTGGGTGGTGTGCATGGACCACCCAAGGTGGAGCCCTGACCCTGTCCTTTGTCTGTCtgtcccacctccctccctgcaggtcaGTGCCTACGGGTTCATCACTGCCAACTATGAGCAGTTCTCAGACCACTACTACGAGCTGGAGAAGAAACCGCTAGTGTTTTATGCCAACCACGACATGATGCTGGAGTCAGCGCTGTGGAGGAGCCTGCACCACGCAGGGATCATGACCCTCTACCAGCGGTGAGGCTGGGCAGCCGCCCACAGGGGCAAGTCCGAGGACTCCTGTGGCTCTTCTCCTCTTTCCCAAAGGCTACCTTCTCCCTCCCGAGGGCTCTCCCCAGCTGGCCAGCCAGCCCAAGGAGCAGACCCGCCACACCGCAGCCGGTGGTGGTGTGATGGTAAGGGGCAAGCTGAA
This window of the Accipiter gentilis chromosome 10, bAccGen1.1, whole genome shotgun sequence genome carries:
- the ST6GALNAC2 gene encoding alpha-N-acetylgalactosaminide alpha-2,6-sialyltransferase 2 isoform X2; protein product: MGSPHWKRLCLLLLAGLTSSLLLYGHYYATLELPPSQRIIASLLRPEPLVLAPSGSLRRTGSHRWTPEGSLESGKSFKPSAELEEPKPSRKQPSTCLRSVMARAKADPKFGKIFRFDTPVLMWDQHFTPETWDRLKARHVPYGWLGLSRTVVGSTLRLLNASANRHLFDRDAFPGGCVRCAVVGNGGILNGSRQGKAIDAHDLVFRLNGAVIKGFEEDVGTKISFYGFTVNTMKNSLIAYEEYGFTQIPQAKDLRYIFIPSDVRDYVMLKSAIQGIPVPEGSDKGDKPQKYFGPEASAEKFKLLHPDFLQYLTARFLRSELLNTQYGSLYMPSTGALMLLTALHTCDQVSAYGFITANYEQFSDHYYELEKKPLVFYANHDMMLESALWRSLHHAGIMTLYQR
- the ST6GALNAC2 gene encoding alpha-N-acetylgalactosaminide alpha-2,6-sialyltransferase 2 isoform X3; this translates as MGSPHWKRLCLLLLAGLTSSLLLYGHYYATLELPPSQRIIASGKSFKPSAELEEPKPSRKQPSTCLRSVMARAKADPKFGKIFRFDTPVLMWDQHFTPETWDRLKARHVPYGWLGLSRTVVGSTLRLLNASANRHLFDRDAFPGGCVRCAVVGNGGILNGSRQGKAIDAHDLVFRLNGAVIKGFEEDVGTKISFYGFTVNTMKNSLIAYEEYGFTQIPQAKDLRYIFIPSDVRDYVMLKSAIQGIPVPEGSDKGDKPQKYFGPEASAEKFKLLHPDFLQYLTARFLRSELLNTQYGSLYMPSTGALMLLTALHTCDQVSAYGFITANYEQFSDHYYELEKKPLVFYANHDMMLESALWRSLHHAGIMTLYQR
- the ST6GALNAC2 gene encoding alpha-N-acetylgalactosaminide alpha-2,6-sialyltransferase 2 isoform X1, giving the protein MCPAGLPSLSQPHPSQARERWDGRKSRGGLGRVPPRLQAGLGAVFGGGTHQETAAAFCTNPVFCKSVALCLQKHAQTGGGWVQAAVERSRVEVMWSCPVALAGWGGLGVQWLSVTSPAEPLLASSPSLLRPEPLVLAPSGSLRRTGSHRWTPEGSLESGKSFKPSAELEEPKPSRKQPSTCLRSVMARAKADPKFGKIFRFDTPVLMWDQHFTPETWDRLKARHVPYGWLGLSRTVVGSTLRLLNASANRHLFDRDAFPGGCVRCAVVGNGGILNGSRQGKAIDAHDLVFRLNGAVIKGFEEDVGTKISFYGFTVNTMKNSLIAYEEYGFTQIPQAKDLRYIFIPSDVRDYVMLKSAIQGIPVPEGSDKGDKPQKYFGPEASAEKFKLLHPDFLQYLTARFLRSELLNTQYGSLYMPSTGALMLLTALHTCDQVSAYGFITANYEQFSDHYYELEKKPLVFYANHDMMLESALWRSLHHAGIMTLYQR